A genomic region of Eucalyptus grandis isolate ANBG69807.140 chromosome 5, ASM1654582v1, whole genome shotgun sequence contains the following coding sequences:
- the LOC104444149 gene encoding molybdate-anion transporter isoform X1, whose translation MAVVIESSVWEPNPSLFVFIFLACLLSVFLLPYASRSAPPSVFDHGASLHSSRFQRNFLLLYSLCSVMEGLPSVFGELEFSYFGVSREQMVLSLCVGFAASLIVGSFLGVLSDTIGHRKFCLFFCILHLFVGIWKRITAHPSVWVASVCLSLASSIYSFSFETWMVVEHEKQGHREDLLSDTFWLMAFLGSASFIGSQVLANWLIGDNLKKGMTSPSTAAVLLALVGVICVAQLWRGSSQQEVFEDHGRSYSYFFDDRRIWLLACAQACLHFSISMFWILWTPILVADGRELHLGLIYPCLLGARMLGSTIFPWLISGSLSFRTEDCILYAFIISGFVLSVVAYDYQEIGVLVALFVLFQACVGVILPSLARLRTMYLPNDLRGGMIGFSLAPANAAVLLFLVHGGYYRSVDNAAIMAFAAVGLFAAAGCMHVLKRLGKQPYQHLRKL comes from the exons ATGGCAGTCGTGATCGAGAGCTCCGTCTGGGAGCCGAACCCATCTCTTTTCGTCTTCATCTTCCTCGCTTGCTTGCTCTccgtcttcctcctcccttACGCCTCCAGAAGCGCGCCTCCCTCCGTCTTCGACCATGGAGCCTCGCTGCACTCTTCGCGCTTCCAGCGGaacttcctcctcctctactCCCTCTGCTCAG TGATGGAAGGGCTACCGTCGGTGTTCGGGGAGTTGGAGTTCAGTTACTTCGGCGTGAGTAGAGAGCAAATGGTTTTATCTCTCTGTGTTGGATTTGCGGCTTCTCTCATTGTTGGATCTTTCCTTGGAGTGCTTTCTGATACGAT AGGCCACAGGAAATTCTGTTTATTCTTTTGCATCTTGCACCTTTTTGTTGGTATATGGAAGAGGATAACTGCCCATCCCAGTGTTTGGGTAGCAAGTGTATGTTTGTCTCTGGCTTCTTCAATATACTCTTTCAGTTTTGAGACATGGATGGTTGTTGAACATGAAAAG CAAGGGCACAGAGAAGATTTATTGAGCGATACCTTTTGGTTAATGGCATTCTTGGGGTCTGCATCTTTCATTGGAAGCCAGGTGCTTGCCAACTGGCTGATTGGTGACAATCTGAAGAAGGGAATGACATCTCCTTCGACGGCAGCCGTCTTGTTGGCTTTGGTGGGAGTTATTTGTGTTGCACAGCTGTGGAGAGGATCTTCTCAACAAGAGGTGTTTGAGGATCATGGCAGGTCCTATAGCTATTTTTTCGATG ATAGAAGAATATGGTTATTGGCATGTGCACAAGCTTGCCTTCACTTCTCCATATCAATGTTTTGGATTCTCTGGACCCCAATATTGGTG GCTGATGGCAGAGAACTGCATCTGGGCTTGATATATCCGTGCCTTTTGGGAGCAAGAATGCTTGGAAGTACAATTTTTCCTTGGCTTATTAGTGGATCTTTGTCATTTCGAACTGAAGATTGCATACTTTATGCATTCATCATATCCGGTTTTGTACTCTCTGTTGTAGCCTATGACTATCAG GAAATTGGAGTTCTAGTAGCATTGTTCGTCCTATTTCAGGCATGTGTAGGAGTCATCCTACCTTCTCTTGCCAGATTGAGGACCAT GTATTTACCAAATGACTTGCGAGGAGGAATGATAGGCTTTTCTCTTGCTCCTGCGAATGCTGCAGTTTTGCTATTTTTGGTGCAC GGAGGCTACTATCGCAGTGTTGATAATGCAGCAATTATGGCATTTGCTGCCGTCGGGCTTTTCGCTGCAGCTGGTTGCATGCATGTCTTGAAGCGGTTAGGGAAGCAACCGTACCAGCACTTGCGCAAGTTATGA
- the LOC104444148 gene encoding probable prolyl 4-hydroxylase 9, with amino-acid sequence MTTGDDSWWKFRNEISSIKGVFRGLADGDLVTQIRHLDDDGDNRLSVSGMFISASEDKTGTLDIIEEKIARVTMIPREHGEAFIVLRYEIGQKYNSHCDAFDPAQYGPQKSQRVATFLLYLSDVEEGGEIMFPFENGMNMDGTYDFKKCVGLKVKPRQGDGLLFYSLLPNGTIDPTSIHGSCPVIKGEKWVAPKWIRDQVRDD; translated from the exons ATGACTACGGGTGATGACTCATGGTGGAAGTTCCGGAACGAGATCTCGTCGATTAAGGGTGTGTTTCGTGGCTTAGCTGATGGTGACTTGGTCACGCAGATCCGTCACCTTGACGACGACGGTGACAATCGGCTCTCGGT TTCTGGCATGTTCATAAGTGCTTCTGAAGACAAAACCGGAACCTTGGATATTATTGAAGAGAAAATTGCAAGGGTGACGATGATTCCAAGGGAACATGGAG AGGCATTCATTGTGTTACGCTACGAGATTGGGCAAAAATATAATTCTCACTGCGATGCATTCGATCCCGCTCAATATGGCCCACAAAAGAGCCAGAGG GTTGCCACTTTCTTGCTGTACTTATCTGACGTTGAAGAGGGGGGAGAAATCATGTTCCCTTTTGAG AATGGTATGAACATGGATGGGACCTATGATTTTAAAAAGTGTGTTGGACTGAAGGTGAAACCACGGCAGGGTGACGGACTTCTCTTCTATTCCTTACTACCAAATGGTACAATTGATCCC ACCTCAATTCACGGGAGCTGTCCTGTGATCAAAGGGGAGAAATGGGTGGCACCAAAGTGGATTAGAGACCAAGTGCGAGATGATTAA
- the LOC104444149 gene encoding molybdate-anion transporter isoform X2 → MEGLPSVFGELEFSYFGVSREQMVLSLCVGFAASLIVGSFLGVLSDTIGHRKFCLFFCILHLFVGIWKRITAHPSVWVASVCLSLASSIYSFSFETWMVVEHEKQGHREDLLSDTFWLMAFLGSASFIGSQVLANWLIGDNLKKGMTSPSTAAVLLALVGVICVAQLWRGSSQQEVFEDHGRSYSYFFDDRRIWLLACAQACLHFSISMFWILWTPILVADGRELHLGLIYPCLLGARMLGSTIFPWLISGSLSFRTEDCILYAFIISGFVLSVVAYDYQEIGVLVALFVLFQACVGVILPSLARLRTMYLPNDLRGGMIGFSLAPANAAVLLFLVHGGYYRSVDNAAIMAFAAVGLFAAAGCMHVLKRLGKQPYQHLRKL, encoded by the exons ATGGAAGGGCTACCGTCGGTGTTCGGGGAGTTGGAGTTCAGTTACTTCGGCGTGAGTAGAGAGCAAATGGTTTTATCTCTCTGTGTTGGATTTGCGGCTTCTCTCATTGTTGGATCTTTCCTTGGAGTGCTTTCTGATACGAT AGGCCACAGGAAATTCTGTTTATTCTTTTGCATCTTGCACCTTTTTGTTGGTATATGGAAGAGGATAACTGCCCATCCCAGTGTTTGGGTAGCAAGTGTATGTTTGTCTCTGGCTTCTTCAATATACTCTTTCAGTTTTGAGACATGGATGGTTGTTGAACATGAAAAG CAAGGGCACAGAGAAGATTTATTGAGCGATACCTTTTGGTTAATGGCATTCTTGGGGTCTGCATCTTTCATTGGAAGCCAGGTGCTTGCCAACTGGCTGATTGGTGACAATCTGAAGAAGGGAATGACATCTCCTTCGACGGCAGCCGTCTTGTTGGCTTTGGTGGGAGTTATTTGTGTTGCACAGCTGTGGAGAGGATCTTCTCAACAAGAGGTGTTTGAGGATCATGGCAGGTCCTATAGCTATTTTTTCGATG ATAGAAGAATATGGTTATTGGCATGTGCACAAGCTTGCCTTCACTTCTCCATATCAATGTTTTGGATTCTCTGGACCCCAATATTGGTG GCTGATGGCAGAGAACTGCATCTGGGCTTGATATATCCGTGCCTTTTGGGAGCAAGAATGCTTGGAAGTACAATTTTTCCTTGGCTTATTAGTGGATCTTTGTCATTTCGAACTGAAGATTGCATACTTTATGCATTCATCATATCCGGTTTTGTACTCTCTGTTGTAGCCTATGACTATCAG GAAATTGGAGTTCTAGTAGCATTGTTCGTCCTATTTCAGGCATGTGTAGGAGTCATCCTACCTTCTCTTGCCAGATTGAGGACCAT GTATTTACCAAATGACTTGCGAGGAGGAATGATAGGCTTTTCTCTTGCTCCTGCGAATGCTGCAGTTTTGCTATTTTTGGTGCAC GGAGGCTACTATCGCAGTGTTGATAATGCAGCAATTATGGCATTTGCTGCCGTCGGGCTTTTCGCTGCAGCTGGTTGCATGCATGTCTTGAAGCGGTTAGGGAAGCAACCGTACCAGCACTTGCGCAAGTTATGA